The Pirellulimonas nuda genome includes a region encoding these proteins:
- a CDS encoding GspE/PulE family protein, which produces MARLGDILIQRGFITEAQLEAALAAQGSERGMLGQILVKRGLVTIDHLGEALAEQYGVPYLDLVPQGVNPQVTRLLPELFAREHQCVPVGISGRDLQLAMVAPDDIEAICETELITGYTVAPVVALQGPVQAALDRGFDDRLVARQTIVDMKMADLESSEQRIERSEITDAAPEEEQAPVVRLVRAILMGAINANTSDIHLEPHAPEMRVRYRVDGELQSVMTIPNHIEEAVVARIKVMADMDTTENRRPQDGRLGVHEEGAKVNFRVSTIPTVGGEKVVMRLLDEGNRIFELNHLGLMPRDLKTIQGMIDKPHGMIVVTGPTGSGKSTTMYAVLSKLNAVSRNIVTVEDPVEYRLSGINQVASDNEHGLGFANALKYIMRQDPDVIMVGEIRDHETASTSIQAALTGHLLISTLHTNDAVGAVARLKDLGVDHFKISGALVGSIAQRLLRSICRECIEPAESNPTMLASLTRQPERYYGEVFYRGRGCKKCLGTGYSGRLPVFEVMSVTPAVAEAIEKGVPASRIREIASGEGMVELTDAGLEQAVAGRTTLEEVFYKTSS; this is translated from the coding sequence ATGGCCCGTCTCGGCGACATCCTCATCCAGCGCGGCTTCATCACCGAAGCGCAGCTCGAGGCTGCGCTGGCCGCGCAGGGCTCCGAGCGGGGGATGCTTGGACAGATCCTGGTGAAGCGGGGCCTGGTCACCATCGACCACCTCGGCGAGGCGCTGGCGGAGCAGTACGGGGTGCCCTACCTCGACCTCGTGCCACAAGGCGTGAACCCCCAGGTCACCCGGCTGCTCCCCGAGTTGTTCGCCAGAGAACATCAATGTGTGCCGGTCGGGATCAGCGGCCGCGATCTGCAACTCGCCATGGTGGCGCCCGACGACATCGAGGCGATCTGCGAGACAGAGCTGATCACCGGGTACACCGTTGCCCCTGTGGTGGCGCTTCAGGGCCCCGTACAAGCGGCGCTGGACCGAGGCTTCGATGATCGCTTGGTGGCTCGGCAAACGATCGTCGACATGAAGATGGCCGACCTCGAGTCGAGCGAGCAACGGATCGAGCGATCGGAGATCACCGACGCGGCGCCCGAAGAAGAGCAGGCGCCGGTTGTGCGGCTTGTGCGCGCCATCCTGATGGGCGCCATCAATGCCAACACAAGCGACATCCACCTAGAACCGCACGCGCCCGAGATGCGTGTGCGGTACCGCGTGGACGGCGAGCTACAGAGCGTGATGACGATCCCAAACCACATCGAAGAAGCGGTCGTGGCGCGGATCAAGGTCATGGCGGATATGGACACGACCGAGAACCGCCGACCGCAAGATGGGCGGTTAGGCGTGCACGAAGAAGGCGCCAAGGTGAACTTCCGCGTCAGCACCATTCCGACCGTCGGCGGTGAGAAGGTGGTCATGCGGCTGCTGGACGAAGGGAACCGCATCTTCGAGCTCAATCACCTCGGCTTAATGCCGCGGGACTTGAAGACGATTCAGGGGATGATCGACAAACCCCACGGGATGATCGTGGTCACCGGACCTACCGGTTCCGGAAAGAGCACCACGATGTACGCCGTGCTTTCCAAACTTAACGCGGTGAGCCGGAACATCGTGACGGTCGAAGACCCGGTCGAGTACCGTCTGTCCGGCATCAATCAAGTCGCGTCGGACAACGAGCACGGACTGGGCTTCGCGAACGCGCTGAAATACATCATGCGTCAGGACCCCGATGTGATCATGGTCGGCGAAATCCGCGACCACGAAACCGCTTCGACGTCCATCCAGGCCGCCCTGACCGGACACCTGCTGATCAGCACCCTCCATACGAACGACGCGGTAGGAGCGGTGGCTCGCCTCAAAGACCTAGGCGTCGATCACTTCAAGATCAGCGGCGCGTTGGTCGGCTCGATCGCGCAACGTCTCCTTCGCTCCATATGCCGCGAATGCATCGAACCGGCCGAGTCGAACCCGACGATGCTCGCGTCGCTCACGAGGCAGCCGGAACGCTACTACGGCGAGGTCTTCTACCGTGGGCGCGGCTGCAAGAAGTGCCTGGGGACCGGCTATTCCGGCCGTCTCCCCGTGTTCGAGGTGATGTCGGTCACCCCGGCGGTGGCCGAAGCGATTGAGAAGGGAGTCCCCGCCTCGCGGATCCGAGAGATCGCCTCCGGGGAGGGGATGGTCGAACTCACCGACGCTGGCCTGGAACAAGCGGTTGCTGGGCGGACTACGCTCGAAGAAGTGTTCTACAAGACCTCGAGCTGA
- a CDS encoding type II secretion system F family protein encodes MRQRNSKGLSPINATAAAGSQPFGVARRRQAAHKGVATRLSNREITQVFTNLSTLLENGVSLPKALGALAEERSLERCRDILLGVRKRLESGDLFSTAIGEYKSCFDTMTVNQVKVGERSGALGEALTNIAQQRQKAGKLRGEVIKKLAYPVILVLVGAAVITFLLTYVVPVFEETYSNAKVPLPGVTQALILVGSIARNYGWMVVLAGVAGALGVAQLRRREDAARAIDTQMLRLPILGPWLRDIAVLELMNVLGNLMEAGFTLADALSEAAESVSNRAVKGSVRDLHRAVNQGERFSREVERHSELFPPMVSQLVIVGEQSGKLTKATQHIRAHLHEEIERKTNLFVGVIEPVLTISLASAVGMVLLAIYLPMFDMINAVGGQ; translated from the coding sequence ATGCGACAACGCAACAGCAAAGGGCTCTCGCCAATCAATGCGACCGCAGCCGCCGGCTCTCAACCCTTCGGAGTCGCGCGTCGCAGACAGGCGGCTCACAAGGGCGTAGCCACCCGCCTCTCTAATCGTGAGATCACTCAGGTCTTCACGAACCTCTCAACGTTGCTCGAAAATGGCGTGAGCCTCCCCAAAGCCCTTGGCGCCCTCGCCGAGGAGCGATCGCTCGAACGGTGCCGCGATATCCTCCTCGGCGTCAGGAAGCGGCTGGAGAGCGGCGACCTGTTTAGCACCGCGATCGGCGAGTACAAGTCGTGCTTCGACACGATGACCGTCAATCAAGTCAAGGTTGGCGAGCGCTCGGGGGCGCTCGGCGAAGCGCTCACAAACATTGCGCAACAGCGGCAGAAGGCCGGGAAGCTTCGTGGCGAAGTGATCAAGAAGCTCGCCTACCCCGTCATCCTCGTGCTCGTTGGCGCGGCGGTCATCACCTTCCTGCTGACCTACGTTGTCCCCGTCTTCGAAGAAACCTACAGCAATGCAAAGGTGCCGCTCCCTGGCGTTACCCAGGCGCTTATCCTGGTGGGAAGCATTGCTCGCAACTACGGCTGGATGGTCGTGCTAGCCGGGGTGGCCGGCGCATTGGGCGTCGCACAGCTCCGTCGTCGCGAGGACGCCGCGCGCGCGATCGACACACAGATGCTCAGGCTTCCTATCCTGGGACCCTGGCTGCGTGATATTGCGGTCCTTGAACTGATGAACGTCCTGGGGAACCTGATGGAGGCCGGCTTCACGTTGGCAGACGCCCTTTCGGAAGCGGCAGAATCGGTCAGCAACCGAGCGGTCAAGGGGAGCGTCAGAGATCTTCATCGAGCGGTCAATCAAGGTGAACGATTCAGCCGCGAAGTTGAGCGCCACAGCGAACTATTCCCACCCATGGTCAGCCAACTGGTCATCGTCGGCGAGCAGTCGGGCAAGCTTACCAAAGCAACGCAACACATCCGAGCGCATCTGCACGAAGAGATCGAGCGGAAGACCAACCTGTTTGTCGGCGTGATCGAGCCGGTGCTCACCATCTCGTTGGCCTCCGCGGTCGGCATGGTGCTCCTCGCGATTTACTTGCCGATGTTCGACATGATCAACGCGGTGGGCGGGCAATGA
- a CDS encoding competence type IV pilus major pilin ComGC gives MKLATRRQGFSIIELLAVLTILGVVAAIAIERTGQVRTVGNSAACGSSRGDIELQCQMWRRAHGTFPASDLSDIGASTLYFPGGLPTCPIDGSPYAIDSDGRVVGHSH, from the coding sequence ATGAAGCTAGCAACGCGGCGCCAAGGGTTCTCAATCATCGAACTGCTGGCCGTCTTGACGATTTTAGGGGTTGTTGCGGCTATCGCGATTGAGCGCACCGGCCAGGTGCGCACCGTCGGGAACTCAGCGGCTTGCGGTTCAAGCCGGGGAGACATCGAGCTCCAATGCCAGATGTGGCGGCGGGCCCATGGGACGTTCCCGGCCAGCGATTTGAGCGACATCGGGGCTAGCACCCTCTACTTCCCCGGTGGGTTGCCAACCTGCCCGATTGACGGATCGCCCTACGCGATTGACTCGGACGGTCGGGTTGTAGGCCACAGCCACTGA
- a CDS encoding type II secretion system protein, with amino-acid sequence MRAQPKRRSAFSLMELLAVVTILGIIAAIVIPRVTVSSDTAKQKVNAHNKATINASIERWYIEKGSWPATLAALAADTNYFPEGIPVNPVTGSAYTFNATTKRIED; translated from the coding sequence ATGCGTGCCCAACCCAAACGTCGTAGTGCCTTCTCACTGATGGAGCTCTTGGCGGTCGTCACGATCCTCGGCATCATTGCCGCAATCGTGATCCCGCGCGTCACCGTGTCGTCGGACACCGCGAAGCAGAAGGTGAACGCCCACAACAAGGCGACCATCAACGCCTCGATCGAACGTTGGTACATCGAGAAGGGGAGCTGGCCGGCCACCTTGGCGGCGCTCGCCGCGGACACCAACTACTTCCCCGAAGGCATCCCGGTCAACCCGGTCACCGGCTCGGCGTACACGTTCAACGCCACCACCAAGCGCATCGAAGACTAG
- a CDS encoding GspH/FimT family pseudopilin — translation MQLATSTCDRRENARPEVPRRAFTLLELLVVLTIVGVLSGMAAVRFGDGLLGQTSAEGYVRRLALDLRQTRRTAIATGDVCRLALSSTGGAIVSYRILRQASGGDVAVDEAVATPDGVVVASDYAAWSFDFDGALTAASPSGSLRVDGPNSYWVITLFGAGGSVETARYLQP, via the coding sequence ATGCAGCTCGCCACTTCGACTTGCGATCGCCGCGAGAACGCACGCCCGGAAGTCCCGCGGCGTGCGTTCACGCTCTTGGAGCTGCTGGTCGTCCTCACGATCGTGGGCGTCCTGAGCGGGATGGCCGCGGTGCGGTTCGGAGACGGCTTGCTCGGCCAGACATCGGCCGAAGGCTACGTCCGCCGGCTCGCCCTCGACCTCCGACAGACGCGCAGAACCGCGATCGCGACTGGCGACGTATGCCGGCTGGCGCTGTCCTCCACGGGCGGCGCCATCGTGTCCTACCGCATACTCCGCCAAGCAAGCGGGGGCGACGTTGCCGTTGACGAGGCGGTCGCAACGCCAGACGGCGTTGTCGTCGCTTCCGACTACGCCGCATGGAGCTTCGACTTCGACGGAGCGTTAACCGCCGCGAGTCCCAGCGGCTCACTACGCGTCGACGGCCCGAACTCCTACTGGGTCATCACCCTCTTCGGCGCCGGCGGATCGGTAGAAACCGCCCGCTATTTGCAGCCCTAA
- a CDS encoding PilN domain-containing protein — protein MSTSNTDRRGPDRRHAGERRRQADNRHVYLELGRQELRALVIVERGEGQKDIAITRTVRWGEEAEAAAEYNWAALAQAVKQVTLELRLNGGRATVLLPGQMCVTRVATGSKQSVDRELNHLRERTQLYLSLGAGPKALALGRSDLDARNEHALLSVASSRNLHAVIEAVEAGGLAVVRIESALVALSRLHLETAEESDDPTVLLQLDPVGVEIGLLRNGRLLLDYRPSGATTPTDLFRLLDEHRNRLLRLCQRQAGQSSATLSRVLATGDPGIVAAASKAGRTRPSWSVSAIDAQPIASATWELKSDELGAEFAALTGAALPSNARLDALPRPNLMDQIIADSRAPMRPVLLRSLAPLAATLLVWLTSALLLQGYESRVDGLRAELAALAPLQTRSTLLKTELFAADAKLAQLTSLSEAAPTPQLTLALERVAGCLPGDVWLDQVHLEGTGDAIVGGASYSDSSAYDFVRYLQEAPDLDEVALRGTRLTNTPEGPATSFDVHFQLAPGKPANPEAGT, from the coding sequence ATGAGCACATCGAATACAGATCGCCGTGGCCCAGACCGCAGGCATGCGGGGGAGCGGCGTCGACAGGCTGACAACCGTCACGTCTACCTCGAGCTGGGCCGCCAAGAGCTCAGAGCGCTGGTGATCGTCGAGCGCGGCGAAGGGCAGAAGGACATCGCCATAACCCGAACCGTCCGCTGGGGGGAAGAAGCAGAAGCCGCCGCTGAGTACAACTGGGCCGCACTTGCCCAGGCGGTCAAGCAGGTCACCCTGGAGCTTCGCCTCAACGGCGGCCGAGCGACCGTGCTGCTCCCGGGCCAGATGTGCGTCACGCGCGTCGCCACCGGTTCAAAGCAGTCGGTCGACCGCGAACTAAACCATCTCCGTGAGCGAACGCAGCTCTACCTTTCGCTTGGCGCCGGCCCCAAGGCGCTCGCGCTCGGGCGTTCGGACCTGGACGCACGCAACGAGCATGCGCTGCTCTCCGTAGCCAGCTCCCGCAACCTTCACGCCGTCATCGAAGCGGTAGAGGCCGGCGGTCTTGCGGTCGTAAGGATCGAATCTGCACTCGTGGCCTTAAGCCGCCTGCACTTAGAAACCGCGGAAGAGAGCGACGATCCGACAGTCCTGCTGCAGCTCGACCCGGTTGGCGTCGAGATCGGGCTGCTGCGCAACGGGCGCCTGCTGCTCGACTATCGTCCGAGCGGCGCCACGACGCCGACGGATTTGTTCCGGCTGCTCGATGAGCACCGCAATCGCCTGCTCCGCCTTTGCCAGAGGCAGGCGGGCCAGTCGAGCGCGACGCTCTCCCGCGTTCTAGCCACCGGGGATCCAGGAATCGTCGCGGCGGCTTCCAAGGCGGGCCGCACACGACCTTCGTGGAGTGTTTCCGCGATTGACGCGCAACCGATCGCGTCGGCGACGTGGGAGCTCAAAAGCGACGAGCTGGGCGCCGAGTTCGCCGCGCTCACGGGCGCGGCGCTGCCGAGCAACGCGCGGTTAGACGCCCTGCCCCGACCGAACCTAATGGACCAGATTATCGCAGACAGCCGGGCGCCGATGCGGCCGGTGCTGCTGCGTAGCCTCGCCCCGCTCGCGGCGACGCTGCTGGTATGGTTGACCTCTGCGCTGTTGCTGCAGGGGTACGAGTCTCGCGTTGACGGGCTGCGAGCCGAGCTGGCGGCGCTTGCGCCGCTGCAGACCCGCTCAACGCTCCTAAAGACGGAGCTCTTTGCGGCGGACGCGAAGCTCGCCCAACTCACCAGCCTGTCGGAGGCGGCTCCGACCCCTCAGTTGACGCTAGCACTCGAGCGCGTCGCGGGGTGCCTTCCCGGAGATGTGTGGCTCGATCAGGTTCACCTGGAAGGCACCGGCGACGCTATCGTCGGCGGCGCCAGCTACTCCGACTCGAGCGCCTACGACTTCGTTCGGTACCTACAGGAGGCCCCCGACCTCGACGAAGTGGCCCTCCGCGGCACCAGGCTGACCAATACTCCCGAAGGCCCCGCCACGAGCTTTGACGTCCACTTTCAGCTGGCGCCGGGCAAACCCGCCAACCCGGAGGCCGGGACATGA
- a CDS encoding secretin N-terminal domain-containing protein encodes MIVLRHTRRKGIRTAIAALALGCALCCCAAKVAAEPSTAVADALTRRGDLTLRDSSLEGALFTISELWGINIVSGESPGTVNGVFKNAPLADILDAILLSNGYSYRPVGDSLVISKLADMGQLSPFFTSATIPVIHAEVADVLEGAQMLLTPKGQVRTLPSANSLFVLDFPDRVEMVRDFVKSVDEAAARRHSTTPGAGGQGPRALEVAYMKTHFISAESARAPIEALLGPDGKVAVMAAEDRLLVIDYPEILQVVQAALERLDRPRPQVKIRALIYDISLSDIEQLGLNFGGTQGFGWNGDGEKTSFFRANSVTKVPFAESATGSSFTLASLSHSIDINAVAVALQSAADSRLLADPNITVMENEQASIQSVQEIPYQQLQQTAAGGSIGTTAFKPAGVVLRVTPKIAYDNTIEMQVEPEFSRLTGFTPGDNQPIIDKRVANTTVRVANRQTFVLGGLRQRSDVGDFQGVPGLKDIRYFGHLFRSRKTEIRESELVVFISPEITGYESCPSPRDQFAADAVACRLDRIPHAEGCPTGCVAGCEPGYEPQIGTPAPVEASPPDITPIPEYVEPLPAPQGPELNYPAEARRRAASQGKPLRLPAPDGSTISEQLAPTRDSDMRLRPDFDSRYRSTGGVYASQQRELRGEMPAEKTAEAVKAEEQGGRFWQFWK; translated from the coding sequence ATGATCGTCCTTCGCCACACCCGGCGTAAGGGAATCCGAACCGCGATCGCTGCGCTTGCGCTCGGCTGCGCCCTGTGCTGCTGCGCGGCGAAGGTAGCGGCCGAGCCCTCGACCGCGGTCGCCGACGCGCTCACCCGCCGCGGCGATCTGACGCTCCGCGACTCCTCCCTCGAGGGCGCGCTGTTCACCATCAGCGAGCTCTGGGGGATCAATATCGTTTCCGGCGAATCCCCCGGAACGGTAAACGGCGTTTTCAAGAACGCGCCGCTGGCGGACATCCTCGACGCCATCCTGCTCAGCAACGGCTACAGCTACCGCCCCGTGGGCGACAGCCTGGTAATTAGCAAGCTGGCGGACATGGGCCAGCTCAGCCCGTTCTTCACGTCCGCCACGATCCCGGTGATCCACGCCGAGGTCGCCGATGTGCTCGAGGGGGCTCAGATGCTGCTCACCCCCAAGGGTCAGGTGCGGACACTCCCGTCCGCCAACAGCCTGTTTGTGCTCGACTTCCCCGACCGAGTCGAGATGGTGCGCGACTTCGTCAAGAGCGTGGACGAAGCGGCCGCACGACGGCACTCGACCACCCCGGGCGCCGGGGGCCAGGGCCCCAGGGCGCTGGAGGTTGCGTACATGAAGACGCACTTCATCTCTGCAGAATCGGCCCGAGCGCCGATCGAGGCGCTGCTGGGGCCCGACGGCAAGGTCGCCGTGATGGCCGCGGAAGACCGCCTGCTCGTGATCGATTACCCCGAGATACTTCAGGTGGTGCAGGCCGCGCTCGAGCGGCTCGACCGCCCGCGGCCGCAGGTCAAGATCCGTGCGTTGATCTACGACATCAGCCTGTCCGACATCGAGCAGCTCGGCCTTAATTTTGGCGGCACGCAGGGGTTCGGCTGGAACGGCGACGGCGAGAAGACAAGCTTTTTCCGCGCCAACTCCGTCACCAAGGTCCCGTTCGCGGAGAGCGCTACCGGCAGCAGCTTCACGCTTGCTAGCCTCAGCCACTCGATCGACATCAACGCGGTAGCCGTGGCCTTGCAGAGCGCGGCCGACAGCCGGCTGTTGGCCGACCCCAACATCACCGTGATGGAGAACGAGCAGGCGTCGATTCAGAGCGTGCAGGAGATCCCCTACCAGCAGCTCCAACAGACCGCCGCGGGGGGCTCCATCGGCACCACGGCGTTCAAGCCGGCGGGCGTTGTGCTGCGGGTGACGCCGAAGATCGCCTACGACAACACGATCGAGATGCAGGTCGAGCCGGAGTTCAGCCGCCTCACCGGGTTCACCCCCGGCGACAACCAACCGATCATCGACAAGCGGGTCGCCAACACCACGGTCCGCGTCGCCAACCGACAGACGTTTGTGCTGGGCGGCCTGAGGCAGCGGAGCGACGTCGGCGACTTTCAGGGCGTGCCTGGCTTGAAGGACATCCGCTACTTCGGCCACCTGTTCCGGTCTCGCAAGACCGAGATCCGTGAGAGCGAGCTGGTCGTGTTCATCTCTCCAGAGATAACCGGCTACGAGTCGTGCCCGTCGCCCCGCGATCAGTTCGCCGCCGACGCCGTCGCCTGCCGCCTCGACCGCATCCCGCACGCCGAAGGGTGTCCGACGGGCTGCGTCGCTGGCTGCGAGCCCGGGTACGAGCCGCAGATCGGGACGCCGGCGCCCGTCGAGGCAAGCCCGCCGGACATCACGCCGATCCCCGAATACGTCGAGCCCCTGCCGGCGCCGCAAGGCCCGGAGCTGAACTACCCGGCGGAGGCGCGACGCCGGGCCGCATCGCAGGGCAAGCCCCTCCGGTTGCCGGCGCCCGATGGGTCGACCATCTCGGAACAACTCGCCCCGACCCGCGACAGCGACATGCGGCTGCGGCCCGACTTCGACTCGCGTTACCGGTCGACCGGCGGCGTCTACGCCTCGCAGCAGCGAGAGCTGCGGGGTGAGATGCCGGCCGAGAAGACGGCGGAAGCGGTGAAGGCCGAAGAGCAAGGGGGCCGTTTCTGGCAGTTCTGGAAGTAG
- a CDS encoding ABC transporter ATP-binding protein, with protein MIQIPNDEPKIELRGVHRVFGDTHAVNGVSFTVHAGEVFGYIGPNGAGKTTSMKILATLDEPTWGDARVDGFSVIDDPEHVRRRLGFMPDYYGAYQNVNVREYLDFFARAYGLRGADRRRAISFAMDFTGLDVLAKKPMDGLSKGMKQRLCLGRTMIHDPSVMVLDEPAAGLDPRARIELREMIGRLADLGKAVLVSSHILTELAEMCDRVGIIEQGRLLAVGTVDEISGQFEATSQVRLRVLGGAAAAGEWLSQHDHLEELAVNGERVSFRHAGDEAAQADLLAQLIGAGFRVIEFTCKTKSLEDVFLEVTKGRIQ; from the coding sequence ATGATCCAAATCCCCAACGACGAGCCAAAGATCGAGCTCCGCGGCGTGCACCGCGTGTTCGGCGATACGCACGCGGTGAACGGCGTGTCGTTCACCGTGCACGCCGGCGAGGTGTTCGGCTACATCGGCCCCAACGGGGCCGGCAAGACCACCAGCATGAAGATCCTCGCCACGCTGGATGAGCCTACCTGGGGCGACGCCCGGGTCGACGGCTTCAGCGTGATCGACGACCCGGAGCACGTCCGCCGCCGGCTTGGGTTCATGCCGGACTACTACGGCGCCTACCAGAACGTGAACGTCCGCGAGTACCTCGACTTCTTCGCCCGCGCCTACGGCCTGCGCGGCGCCGACCGGCGGCGGGCGATCTCGTTCGCGATGGACTTCACCGGGCTCGACGTGCTGGCCAAGAAGCCGATGGACGGGCTCAGCAAGGGGATGAAGCAACGGCTCTGCCTGGGCAGGACCATGATCCACGACCCGTCGGTGATGGTGCTCGACGAGCCGGCCGCGGGCCTCGACCCCCGCGCCCGGATCGAGCTGCGCGAGATGATCGGCCGCCTGGCCGACCTGGGCAAGGCGGTGCTGGTGAGCTCGCACATCCTCACCGAGCTGGCCGAGATGTGCGACCGCGTCGGCATCATCGAGCAGGGGCGGCTGCTGGCCGTCGGCACGGTCGACGAGATCTCGGGCCAGTTTGAGGCCACCAGCCAGGTGCGGCTCCGCGTGCTGGGGGGCGCCGCCGCCGCGGGGGAGTGGCTGTCGCAGCACGACCACCTCGAAGAGCTGGCGGTCAACGGCGAGCGGGTCTCCTTCCGCCACGCCGGCGACGAGGCGGCTCAGGCCGACCTGCTGGCCCAACTGATCGGCGCCGGCTTCCGGGTGATCGAGTTCACCTGCAAGACCAAGTCGCTCGAAGACGTGTTCTTGGAGGTCACCAAAGGAAGGATCCAGTAG
- the lipA gene encoding lipoyl synthase gives MENLAPNKPTRPRLPEWLRRDLPANSALAIYNKTAGAVETGALHTVCEEARCPNLHDCWGRGTATFMVAGKECTRGCRFCSVQTLKAPEPPEAQEPERLADAVQRMGLDFVVITVVNRDDLLDGGAGHYRACVDAIHRRLPMVGIELLGSDLAGDFAALAALLDGAPLQVYAHNVECVPRLDRHVRDPRASFDLSLRMLAEAGRLRPDLLTKSSIMVGLGETDDEVIDAMRLLRGAGVSLLTLGQYLAPGRPGERFVPVERYVHPDTFAQWTEAAYDLGFGGVAAGPLVRSSFRAGELVAAARSGERVSFGAEKG, from the coding sequence GTGGAAAACCTCGCCCCCAATAAGCCCACCCGTCCCCGCCTGCCCGAGTGGCTGCGGCGGGATTTGCCCGCCAACAGCGCGCTAGCGATCTACAACAAGACCGCCGGCGCGGTCGAGACCGGCGCGCTGCACACCGTGTGCGAAGAGGCCCGCTGCCCCAACCTGCACGACTGCTGGGGGCGGGGGACCGCCACCTTCATGGTCGCCGGCAAGGAGTGCACCCGCGGCTGCCGGTTCTGCTCGGTCCAAACGCTCAAAGCGCCCGAGCCCCCCGAGGCCCAGGAGCCCGAGCGGCTCGCCGACGCGGTCCAGCGGATGGGGCTCGACTTTGTGGTGATCACTGTCGTCAACCGCGATGATCTTCTCGACGGCGGGGCCGGGCACTACCGCGCGTGCGTCGACGCCATCCACCGCCGGCTGCCCATGGTCGGCATCGAGCTGCTGGGGAGCGACTTGGCCGGCGACTTCGCGGCGCTGGCGGCGCTGCTCGACGGCGCCCCGCTGCAGGTGTACGCCCACAACGTCGAGTGCGTGCCGCGGCTCGACCGCCACGTCCGCGACCCGCGGGCCTCGTTCGACCTGAGCCTGCGGATGCTGGCCGAAGCGGGTCGGCTCCGCCCCGACCTGCTGACCAAGAGCAGCATCATGGTCGGCTTGGGCGAAACAGACGACGAGGTGATCGACGCGATGCGCCTGCTCCGCGGCGCGGGGGTCAGCCTGCTGACCCTGGGCCAATACCTGGCCCCGGGCCGCCCCGGCGAGCGGTTCGTGCCGGTCGAGCGCTACGTCCACCCCGACACGTTCGCCCAGTGGACCGAGGCGGCCTACGACCTCGGCTTCGGCGGCGTCGCCGCGGGCCCGCTGGTGCGTAGCTCGTTCCGCGCCGGCGAACTGGTTGCCGCCGCCCGCAGCGGCGAGCGTGTCTCGTTTGGCGCCGAGAAAGGTTGA
- the cysK gene encoding cysteine synthase A has protein sequence MPRNRTYDNAATCIGDTPMIRINRLVPQGHATVFAKCEFFQPLNSVKDRIGAAMIEAGERDGHIKADTMIVEPTSGNTGIALAFVCAAKGYKLTLTMPESMSLERRALLRAMGAELVLTPAAEGMKGAIGRATEMASQPGHWMPQQFENPANPAIHEATTGPEIWEDSGGDIDVIVSGVGTGGTITGAARYLKKQNPNFLAIAVEPDSSPVISGGSPGPHKIQGIGAGFIPKNLDMSIVDETVLVSNEEAFLWARRLAKEEGIMAGISSGANMCAAAKVAARPEMRGKRIVTIMCSLGERYLSTPLFEGLTG, from the coding sequence ATGCCGCGTAACCGAACCTACGACAACGCCGCCACCTGCATCGGCGACACGCCGATGATCCGCATCAATCGGCTCGTGCCGCAGGGGCACGCGACGGTCTTCGCGAAGTGCGAGTTCTTTCAGCCCCTGAACAGCGTGAAGGACCGCATCGGCGCCGCGATGATCGAGGCGGGCGAGCGCGACGGCCACATCAAGGCAGACACAATGATCGTCGAGCCGACCAGCGGCAACACGGGCATCGCGCTCGCGTTCGTCTGCGCCGCCAAGGGGTACAAGCTCACGCTCACCATGCCGGAGTCGATGTCGCTCGAGCGACGCGCGCTGCTGCGGGCGATGGGCGCCGAGCTGGTGCTGACCCCGGCCGCCGAAGGAATGAAGGGCGCCATCGGCCGCGCCACGGAGATGGCCAGCCAGCCGGGCCACTGGATGCCGCAGCAGTTCGAGAACCCGGCCAACCCGGCGATCCACGAGGCGACCACCGGCCCGGAGATCTGGGAGGATTCGGGGGGCGACATCGACGTGATCGTCTCGGGCGTCGGCACCGGCGGCACGATCACCGGCGCGGCCCGCTACCTGAAGAAGCAGAACCCGAACTTCCTGGCGATCGCGGTCGAGCCCGATTCGTCGCCGGTCATCTCCGGCGGCAGCCCCGGGCCGCACAAGATCCAAGGGATCGGCGCCGGGTTCATCCCCAAGAACCTGGACATGAGTATCGTCGACGAGACGGTGCTGGTGAGTAACGAGGAGGCCTTCCTATGGGCCCGCCGGCTCGCCAAGGAAGAAGGCATCATGGCCGGCATCAGCAGCGGCGCCAACATGTGCGCCGCCGCCAAGGTAGCGGCCCGCCCCGAGATGCGGGGCAAGCGGATCGTCACCATCATGTGCAGCCTCGGCGAACGCTACCTGTCGACCCCGCTCTTCGAGGGGCTAACGGGCTAG